In Chitinibacter sp. FCG-7, the genomic stretch ATATTCATCACCACCAACTGCACCGGCGCGAGCCATACCGGAAATGCGCCCGCGAAGTTTTCGATCAGAATACCAATGAAACGCTCAAGCGAGCCGAGTACTGCACGGTGGAGCATGATTGGACGATGCTTAGCATTGTCTTCACCCACATATTCAGCACCAAGGCGCTCGGGCAAGTTCGGATCAATCTGCAAAGTACCGCACTGCCACAGACGACCCAAGCAGTCTTTCAATGTAAATTCAATTTTCGGGCCATAGAACGCGCCCTCACCCGGTAGATACTCAAACTCCAAGCCTTGTGACTGCAAAGCGGCTGCCAGCGCGGCTTCGGCTTTATCCCAGCTCTCTTCAGTGCCGACACGTTTTTCTGGACGAGTCGATAGCTTGACTAAAATCTCGCTAAAACCAAAGTCAGCATAGACTTCTTTCAGTAAATCGATAAAAGCCGCAGCTTCTTGCTGCACCTGATCTTCAGTACAGAAAATATGCGCATCATCTTGTACAAAGCCACGCACGCGCATAATGCCGTGCAGCGAGCCAGATGGCTCGTTGCGGTGGCATGAGCCAAACTCGGCGTAACGCAGCGGCAAATCACGGTAAGAGCGCAGACCTTGGTTGAAGACCTGAATATGACCAGGGCAGTTCATCGGTTTTACCGCATAATCGCGTTTTTCCGACTCCGTGGTGAACATATTGTCGTGATAATTTTCCCAATGACCCGATTTTTCCCACAAGGAGCGATCCATTACCATTGGCGTACGAATCTCATCGTAACCATGCTGATTCAGCTTGCGACGCATGTATTGTTCAATCGTCTGCCACAGAGTCCATCCCTTAGGATGCCAGAACACCATACCTGGCGCTTCATCTTGCATGTGGAACAAGTCAAGCTGCTTACCGATTTTGCGGTGATCGCGCTTCTCAGCTTCTTCGAGCATATGCAGATATTGCGCCAAATCTTCTTTCTTGGCCCAAGCCGTACCATAAATACGCGTCAGCATTTCATTTTTGCTGTCGCCACGCCAGTAAGCACCAGCTACTTTCATCAGTTTGAAGACTTTAAGTTTGCCCGTCGAAGGTACGTGTGGTCCACGGCACAAGTCGGTAAAGTCGCCTTCACGATACAGACTTAATGTTTGATCGGCAGGAATCGATTCGATAATCTCGGCTTTGTAGATTTCACCAATGCTTTTGAAGTAAGCCACAGCCTCATCACGCGACAACTCATAGCGCTCGACCGGAATATCCTGCTTGGCCAGCTCCTGCATTTTCTTCTCGATCAACACCAGATCATCGGGCGTGAATGGACGTTCGTACGAAAAATCGTAGTAAAAGCCGTTTTCAATCGCAGGGCCAATCGTTACTTGAGCAGTCGGGAAGAGTTGCTTGACTGCATACGCCAACAAGTGAGCGGTTGAGTGGCGAATCACCTCCAAACCATCAGCATCTTTCTCGGTGATGATCGCCAAATTGACATCA encodes the following:
- the thrS gene encoding threonine--tRNA ligase; this translates as MPVVTLPDGSQRQFESAVTIAEVAASIGAGLARAALAGKVDGQLVDTSYMIDRDVNLAIITEKDADGLEVIRHSTAHLLAYAVKQLFPTAQVTIGPAIENGFYYDFSYERPFTPDDLVLIEKKMQELAKQDIPVERYELSRDEAVAYFKSIGEIYKAEIIESIPADQTLSLYREGDFTDLCRGPHVPSTGKLKVFKLMKVAGAYWRGDSKNEMLTRIYGTAWAKKEDLAQYLHMLEEAEKRDHRKIGKQLDLFHMQDEAPGMVFWHPKGWTLWQTIEQYMRRKLNQHGYDEIRTPMVMDRSLWEKSGHWENYHDNMFTTESEKRDYAVKPMNCPGHIQVFNQGLRSYRDLPLRYAEFGSCHRNEPSGSLHGIMRVRGFVQDDAHIFCTEDQVQQEAAAFIDLLKEVYADFGFSEILVKLSTRPEKRVGTEESWDKAEAALAAALQSQGLEFEYLPGEGAFYGPKIEFTLKDCLGRLWQCGTLQIDPNLPERLGAEYVGEDNAKHRPIMLHRAVLGSLERFIGILIENFAGAFPVWLAPVQLVVMNISESQREYAQDVTARLNQNGLRAIADLRNEKITYKIREHSLQRLPYQLIIGDKERDAGLVAVRNRSGEDLGQMTVDALVALIQSEMPKV